From Nicotiana tabacum cultivar K326 chromosome 15, ASM71507v2, whole genome shotgun sequence, the proteins below share one genomic window:
- the LOC107816418 gene encoding uncharacterized protein LOC107816418 — translation MSAIVCRKRSYFEELQSASPTSASPPVSKKLRCSSFTTSPVHFSPPSPLPSLFNQLRALFPDMDNQLLEKALEESGNDLDAAIRSLHELRLGYADGKSDTKAYGEMENGMNPTNVPAAQSEDPSENKFPANGVEWEELFVKEMMSATSIDDAKARATRLLENLEKCISSRAGAEAAQNSRKIFHEKLAGMNPTNVPAAQSEDPSENKFPANGVEWEELFVKEMMSATSIDDAKARATRLLENLEKCISSRAGAEAAQNSHKENIMLKQQIEVLLRENTILKRAVSIQHERQKEYDERNQEVHQLKQLIAQGKEQLRTLEINNYALKMHLRQAQQSNSIPGFNPDVF, via the exons ATGTCTGCAATTGTTTGCCGCAAGAGatcatattttgaagaattaCAATCAGCGTCGCCGACGTCAGCGTCGCCGCCGGTTTCAAAGAAGCTTCGTTGTTCTTCCTTCACCACCTCTCCGGTTCACTTCTCTCCGCCGTCCCCGCTGCCGTCTCTCTTCAATCAGCTGAGAGCTTTATTTCCTGATATGGACAATCAG CTACTTGAGAAAGCATTGGAAGAATCTGGCAATGACCTGGATGCTGCTATTAGGAGCCTGCATGAGCTTCGCCTTGGATATGCAGATGGAAAATCGGACACGAAAGCTTATGGAGAGATGGAAAATG GTATGAACCCCACCAATGTGCCGGCTGCTCAGTCAGAAGATCCTTCTGAAAACAAGTTTCCTGCCAATGGTGTAGAATGGGAGGAATTGTTTGTGAAGGAAATGATGAGTGCTACAAGCATAGATGATGCCAAGGCTCGAGCTACCAGGCTGTTGGAGAACTTAGAGAAATGCATTAGTTCACGTGCAGGTGCAGAGGCAGCTCAAAATTCT AGAAagatttttcatgaaaaattggCAGGTATGAACCCCACCAATGTGCCGGCTGCTCAGTCAGAAGATCCTTCTGAAAACAAGTTTCCTGCCAATGGTGTAGAATGGGAGGAATTGTTTGTGAAGGAAATGATGAGTGCTACAAGCATAGATGATGCCAAGGCTCGAGCTACCAGGCTGTTGGAGAACTTAGAGAAATGCATTAGTTCACGTGCAGGTGCAGAGGCAGCTCAAAATTCTCACAAG GAAAATATTATGCTGAAACAGCAAATAGAAGTGCTTCTCCGAGAGAATACCATTCTCAAGAGGGCAGTGTCCATTCAGCATGAACGTCAGAAAGAGTATGATGAAAGGAACCAGGAAGTGCATCAATTAAAGCAGCTGATTGCTCAGGGTAAAGAGCAATTGAGAACTCTTGAG ATCAACAATTATGCTTTGAAAATGCATTTGCGGCAAGCTCAGCAAAGCAACTCTATCCCTGGATTCAATCCAGATGTGTTTTAA